From Streptomyces sp. 6-11-2, one genomic window encodes:
- a CDS encoding PspA/IM30 family protein, giving the protein MSGVMKRMGMIFRAKANKALDRAEDPRETLDYSYQKQLELLQKVRRGVADVATSRKRLELQLNQLQQQSGKLEDQGRKALALGREDLAREALSRRAALQQQVTDLQTQHATLQGEEEKLTLAAQRLQAKVDAFRTKKETIKATYTAAQAQTRIGEAFSGISEEMGDVGLAIQRAEDKTAQLQARAGAIDELLASGALDDPSGLAKDDIQTELDRLSGGTDVELELQRMKAELAGGSSADRQAIEGGTGEGRPQQQPQDTPRFDKQ; this is encoded by the coding sequence ATGAGCGGTGTCATGAAGCGTATGGGGATGATCTTCCGCGCGAAGGCGAACAAGGCCCTTGACCGGGCCGAGGACCCGCGCGAGACCCTCGATTACTCGTACCAGAAGCAGTTGGAGCTGCTGCAGAAGGTGCGGCGCGGTGTCGCGGACGTGGCGACCAGCCGCAAGCGTCTGGAGCTCCAGTTGAACCAGCTGCAGCAGCAGTCCGGAAAGCTGGAGGACCAGGGCCGCAAGGCGCTCGCGCTGGGCCGCGAGGACCTGGCCCGCGAGGCGCTCTCCCGCCGTGCCGCGCTCCAGCAGCAGGTGACGGACCTTCAGACGCAGCACGCCACGCTCCAGGGCGAGGAGGAGAAGCTCACCCTGGCGGCCCAGCGCCTGCAGGCCAAGGTCGACGCCTTCCGTACGAAGAAGGAGACCATCAAGGCGACCTACACGGCGGCCCAGGCGCAGACCCGGATCGGCGAGGCGTTCTCCGGCATCTCCGAGGAGATGGGCGACGTCGGCCTGGCCATCCAGCGGGCCGAGGACAAGACCGCGCAGCTCCAGGCCCGGGCCGGCGCGATCGACGAGCTGCTCGCCTCCGGCGCCCTGGACGACCCCTCCGGGCTGGCCAAGGACGACATCCAGACCGAGCTGGACCGGCTCTCCGGTGGTACGGATGTAGAGCTGGAGCTTCAGCGCATGAAGGCGGAGCTGGCCGGCGGCTCGTCCGCGGACCGGCAGGCGATCGAAGGCGGCACGGGCGAGGGCCGGCCCCAGCAGCAGCCGCAGGACACCCCCCGCTTCGACAAGCAGTGA
- a CDS encoding response regulator transcription factor, which translates to MTIRVLLADDQALLRSAFRVLVDSEPDMEVVGEASDGAEAVRLAKEQRADVVLMDIRMPGTDGLAATRMISSDPSLAQVHVVILTTFEVDDYVVRSLRAGASGFLGKGSEPEELLSAIRIAAQGDALLSPVATKGLIARFLAQGGASDDGRDQARPTRLDALTVREREVLVQVAGGYSNDEIAERLEVSPLTVKTHVNRAMAKLGARDRAQLVVIAYESGLVRPRPQ; encoded by the coding sequence ATGACGATCCGTGTCCTGCTCGCCGACGACCAGGCGCTGCTGCGCAGTGCCTTCCGGGTGCTCGTCGACTCCGAGCCCGACATGGAGGTGGTGGGGGAGGCGTCCGACGGCGCGGAGGCGGTGCGGCTCGCCAAGGAGCAGCGGGCCGACGTGGTGCTGATGGACATCCGCATGCCCGGCACCGACGGCCTCGCGGCCACCCGCATGATCAGCTCCGACCCCTCCCTCGCCCAGGTGCACGTGGTCATCCTCACCACCTTCGAGGTGGACGACTACGTGGTGCGCTCGCTGCGCGCGGGCGCCAGCGGCTTCCTCGGCAAGGGCAGCGAACCCGAGGAACTGCTGAGCGCCATCCGGATCGCGGCGCAGGGCGACGCACTGCTGTCCCCGGTGGCCACCAAGGGTCTGATCGCCCGCTTCCTCGCGCAGGGCGGCGCGTCGGACGACGGCCGCGACCAGGCCCGGCCCACCCGGCTGGACGCGCTGACCGTGCGGGAGCGCGAGGTGCTCGTCCAGGTCGCCGGCGGATACTCCAACGACGAGATCGCCGAGCGCCTGGAGGTCAGCCCGCTGACCGTGAAGACCCATGTCAACCGGGCCATGGCCAAGCTCGGCGCCCGCGACCGGGCCCAACTCGTCGTCATCGCCTACGAGTCCGGACTGGTGCGTCCCAGGCCGCAGTGA
- a CDS encoding sensor histidine kinase, with translation MTTLDRARCRLKAHPLALDAALAAGVLVCMVVGSFVGPRGDHVVSWGVRRPELLSLFLMVLGAAALVFRRRAPRTVLAVAGTMSVVEFVTGDPRAPVAMSAVVALFTVAAATDRLTTLRLGLTAMTVLTGAAMLAGPMPWYAQENLAIFAWTGMAAAGGDAVRSRRAFVHAIRERAERAERTREEEARRRVAEERLRIARDLHDVVAHHIALVNVQAGVAAHVMDKRPDQAKEALGHVREASRSALDELRATVGLLRQSGDPEAPTEPAPGLDRLDDLAGTFRSAGLHVEVARADHGTTLPAAVDLAAFRVIQEALTNVQKHAGTHAKAEVSVVRVGPHIEITVLDDGAGEAVGPQAGGGHGLLGMRERVTALAGALTTGPRYGGGFRVHAILPVETRTRAPGDPA, from the coding sequence GTGACCACCCTCGACCGCGCCCGATGCCGGCTGAAGGCGCACCCCCTCGCACTGGACGCGGCCCTCGCGGCGGGCGTCCTCGTGTGCATGGTGGTCGGCTCCTTCGTGGGCCCGCGCGGCGACCACGTCGTCAGCTGGGGGGTACGCCGGCCCGAGCTGCTCAGCCTGTTCCTCATGGTTCTCGGCGCCGCCGCCCTCGTCTTCCGCCGCCGCGCCCCCCGCACCGTCCTCGCCGTTGCCGGCACCATGTCCGTCGTCGAGTTCGTCACCGGGGACCCCCGCGCCCCCGTGGCCATGTCCGCCGTGGTCGCCCTCTTCACCGTCGCGGCCGCCACCGACCGCCTCACCACCCTGCGCCTGGGCCTGACCGCCATGACCGTGCTGACCGGCGCCGCCATGCTCGCCGGGCCGATGCCCTGGTACGCGCAGGAGAACCTGGCGATCTTCGCCTGGACCGGCATGGCCGCCGCCGGCGGTGACGCCGTCCGCAGCCGCCGCGCCTTCGTGCACGCCATCAGGGAACGCGCCGAGCGCGCCGAGCGCACCCGTGAGGAGGAGGCCCGCCGCCGCGTCGCCGAGGAGCGCCTGCGCATCGCCCGCGACCTGCACGACGTCGTCGCCCACCACATCGCCCTGGTCAACGTGCAGGCCGGGGTGGCCGCCCATGTCATGGACAAGCGGCCCGACCAGGCCAAGGAGGCCCTCGGCCACGTCCGGGAGGCCAGCCGCTCCGCGCTCGACGAACTGAGGGCCACCGTGGGCCTGCTCCGGCAGTCCGGCGACCCGGAGGCCCCCACGGAACCGGCCCCCGGCCTGGACCGCCTCGACGACCTCGCCGGCACCTTCCGCAGCGCCGGACTGCATGTCGAGGTCGCCCGCGCCGACCACGGCACCACCCTGCCGGCCGCCGTGGACCTGGCCGCGTTCCGGGTCATCCAGGAGGCGCTCACCAATGTGCAGAAGCACGCGGGCACCCACGCGAAGGCCGAGGTCAGCGTCGTACGCGTCGGACCGCACATCGAGATCACGGTCCTGGACGACGGGGCCGGCGAGGCCGTAGGACCGCAGGCGGGCGGCGGACACGGGCTGCTGGGCATGCGCGAGCGGGTCACCGCCCTGGCCGGCGCCCTCACCACCGGCCCCCGCTACGGCGGCGGCTTCCGCGTCCATGCGATCCTGCCGGTCGAGACCCGTACGCGTGCCCCGGGGGACCCCGCATGA
- a CDS encoding DUF3043 domain-containing protein, giving the protein MFRSRAKDEKTPVADKAPVSVSKQTRDPQAPKGRPTPKRSEARSQRRSVANTSMTRKDAAKRQREERRVQLERQRQALASGDERYLPARDKGPVRRFARDFVDSRFNIAEFFLPMAVVILVLSMIRVPALQNIALLLWLVVIVLIVLDSAASGFRLKKRLNERFPDQNKRGAVAYALMRSLQMRRLRLPKPQVKRGERP; this is encoded by the coding sequence GTGTTCCGTAGCCGTGCCAAGGATGAGAAGACCCCGGTCGCCGACAAGGCACCGGTGAGCGTCTCCAAGCAGACCCGCGACCCGCAGGCCCCCAAGGGCCGCCCCACGCCCAAGCGGAGTGAGGCGCGCTCCCAGCGCCGCAGCGTCGCCAACACGTCGATGACGCGCAAGGATGCCGCGAAGCGGCAGCGCGAGGAGCGCCGAGTCCAGTTGGAGCGGCAGCGCCAGGCGCTGGCGAGCGGCGACGAGCGCTATCTGCCGGCCCGCGACAAGGGCCCGGTCCGCCGGTTCGCGCGGGACTTCGTCGACTCGCGGTTCAACATCGCGGAGTTCTTCCTGCCGATGGCCGTGGTCATCCTGGTGCTGAGCATGATCCGGGTGCCGGCGCTGCAGAACATCGCGCTGCTGCTGTGGCTCGTGGTGATCGTCCTGATCGTGCTGGACTCGGCGGCCAGCGGCTTCCGGCTGAAGAAGCGCCTGAATGAGCGCTTCCCGGACCAGAACAAGCGGGGCGCGGTCGCCTACGCCCTGATGCGCTCCCTCCAGATGCGCCGGCTCCGGCTGCCCAAGCCGCAGGTCAAGCGTGGGGAGCGGCCCTGA
- a CDS encoding efflux RND transporter permease subunit — MSWLSRFSLAQRALIGLMSIIALVFGAIAIPQLKQQLLPTIELPVVSVLAPYQGASPDVVEKQVVEPLENSLKAVDGITGVTSTASEGNAVIMASFDYGNNTKQLVADVQQAVNRARAQLPSDVDPQVVAGSTDDMPTVVLAVTSDKDQQALADQLDKSVVPELKKIDGVGQVSVDGVRDLQVTVTPDDKKLAAAGLGSAALSQALQAGGATLPAGSFDENGANRTVQVGGGFTSLKQIQDLMVAGEGPGAGAGAKKPVRLGDVATVKQEPAKADSITRTDGKPSLSVVVTMDHDGSAVAISKAVEDKLPALHDALGSGAKITVVSDQGPAVAKAIDGLTTEGALGLLFAVLVILAFLASVRSTLVTAVSIPLSVVLALIVLWTRDLSLNMLTLGALTIAIGRVVDDSIVVLENIKRHLGYGEERREAILTAVREVAGAVTSSTLTTVAVFLPIGLVGGMVGELFGPFSLTVTAALLASLLVSLTVVPVLSYWFLRAPKGTPAQAEEARRRAEEKEAASRLQRLYVPVLRFATRRRLTSVLIAVVVLFVTFGMTPLLKTNFFDAGDQKVLSVKQQLKPGTSLAATDAAARKVERELAGVDGVKDYQVTIGSSGFMAAFGGGTDTNRASYQVMIEDSASADDVRTRIEDRLHKLSGIGTTTIAAGSGFGDQDLKVVVKAGDSDALRQAAEQVRTAVAGLKDVTDVTSNLSQSVPRISVRANSKAAAAGFTDQSLGMAVAQAVKGTTAAKAMLDDTERNVVIRSAKPATTLDELKNLRLGPVKLGDIATVKLVDGPVSMTRIDGQRAATITAKPTGDNTGAVSTDLQSKISSLKLPAGATAEIGGVTSDQSDAFKNLGLAMLAAIAIVFMLLVATFRSLAQPLILLVSIPFAATGALGLLILTGTPMGVPAMIGMLMLIGIVVTNAIVLIDLVNQYRERGYGIVEAVVEGGRHRLRPILMTALATIFALLPMALGVTGEGGFIAQPLAVVVIGGLITSTLLTLLLVPTLYAMLELRKERRAKKREAKRAAGEEKVLEPAGV; from the coding sequence ATGTCCTGGCTGTCCAGATTCAGCCTCGCGCAACGGGCCCTGATCGGGCTGATGTCGATCATCGCGCTCGTCTTCGGGGCGATCGCGATACCCCAGCTCAAGCAGCAGCTGCTGCCCACCATCGAGCTTCCCGTGGTGTCCGTGCTGGCGCCCTACCAGGGTGCGTCCCCGGACGTCGTGGAGAAGCAGGTCGTCGAGCCGCTCGAGAACAGCCTCAAGGCCGTCGACGGCATCACCGGCGTCACCTCCACGGCCAGCGAGGGCAACGCCGTGATCATGGCGTCCTTCGACTACGGCAACAACACCAAGCAGCTCGTCGCCGACGTCCAGCAGGCCGTCAACCGGGCCCGCGCCCAGCTCCCGAGCGACGTCGACCCGCAGGTGGTGGCCGGCTCCACCGACGACATGCCCACCGTCGTCCTCGCCGTCACCTCCGACAAGGACCAGCAGGCCCTGGCCGACCAGCTCGACAAGTCGGTCGTACCGGAGCTGAAGAAGATCGACGGCGTCGGCCAGGTCTCCGTCGACGGCGTACGCGACCTCCAGGTCACCGTCACCCCCGACGACAAGAAGCTCGCCGCGGCCGGACTGGGCTCCGCCGCTCTGAGCCAGGCGCTCCAGGCGGGCGGCGCCACCCTCCCGGCCGGTTCCTTCGACGAGAACGGCGCCAACCGCACCGTCCAGGTCGGCGGCGGCTTCACCTCGCTGAAGCAGATCCAGGACCTGATGGTCGCCGGCGAGGGCCCGGGTGCCGGTGCGGGCGCGAAGAAGCCGGTCCGGCTCGGCGACGTCGCCACCGTCAAGCAGGAGCCGGCCAAGGCCGACTCCATCACCCGCACCGACGGCAAGCCGAGCCTCTCCGTCGTCGTCACCATGGACCACGACGGCAGCGCGGTCGCCATCTCGAAGGCCGTCGAGGACAAGCTGCCCGCCCTGCACGACGCGCTCGGCTCCGGGGCGAAGATCACCGTCGTCAGCGACCAGGGCCCGGCCGTGGCCAAGGCCATCGACGGCCTGACCACCGAGGGCGCGCTCGGCCTGCTCTTCGCGGTCCTGGTCATCCTGGCCTTCCTGGCCTCGGTCCGCTCCACGCTCGTGACGGCGGTGTCCATCCCGCTCTCCGTCGTCCTCGCGCTGATCGTGCTGTGGACCCGCGACCTGTCGCTGAACATGCTGACGCTGGGCGCGCTGACCATCGCCATCGGCCGGGTCGTCGACGACTCGATCGTGGTCCTGGAGAACATCAAGCGCCACCTCGGCTACGGCGAGGAGCGCCGCGAGGCCATCCTCACCGCGGTGCGCGAGGTGGCCGGCGCGGTGACGTCCTCCACGCTCACCACGGTCGCCGTGTTCCTGCCGATCGGCCTGGTCGGCGGCATGGTGGGCGAGCTGTTCGGCCCGTTCAGCCTCACCGTCACCGCGGCCCTGCTCGCCTCGCTGCTGGTGTCGCTGACGGTCGTGCCGGTGCTGTCGTACTGGTTCCTGCGCGCGCCGAAGGGCACGCCCGCCCAGGCCGAGGAGGCCCGCCGCCGGGCCGAGGAGAAGGAGGCCGCCAGCCGCCTCCAGCGCCTCTACGTCCCCGTCCTGCGCTTCGCCACCCGGCGGAGGCTGACCAGCGTGCTGATCGCGGTCGTCGTCCTGTTCGTCACCTTCGGCATGACCCCGCTGCTGAAGACGAACTTCTTCGACGCCGGCGACCAGAAGGTCCTCAGCGTCAAGCAGCAGCTGAAGCCGGGCACCAGCCTGGCGGCGACGGACGCCGCGGCCCGCAAGGTCGAGCGCGAGCTCGCCGGGGTCGACGGGGTCAAGGACTACCAGGTCACGATCGGCTCCTCCGGCTTCATGGCGGCCTTCGGCGGCGGCACGGACACCAACCGCGCCTCCTACCAGGTGATGATCGAGGACTCCGCGTCCGCCGACGACGTGCGCACCCGCATCGAGGACCGCCTGCACAAGCTGTCCGGCATCGGCACCACCACGATCGCGGCCGGCAGCGGCTTCGGCGACCAGGACCTGAAGGTGGTCGTCAAGGCGGGCGACTCCGACGCGCTGCGTCAGGCCGCCGAGCAGGTCCGCACGGCGGTCGCCGGGCTGAAGGACGTCACCGACGTCACCAGCAACCTGTCGCAGAGCGTGCCGCGCATCTCGGTGCGGGCCAACTCCAAGGCGGCGGCGGCCGGCTTCACCGACCAGAGCCTCGGCATGGCCGTCGCCCAGGCGGTCAAGGGCACCACCGCGGCCAAGGCGATGCTGGACGACACCGAGCGCAACGTCGTGATCCGGTCGGCCAAGCCGGCGACGACCCTGGACGAGCTGAAGAACTTGCGGCTCGGCCCGGTGAAGCTCGGTGACATCGCGACCGTCAAGCTGGTCGACGGGCCGGTGTCGATGACCCGGATCGACGGTCAGCGCGCCGCCACGATCACGGCCAAGCCGACCGGTGACAACACCGGCGCGGTCAGCACGGACCTCCAGTCCAAGATCAGCTCGCTGAAGCTGCCCGCGGGTGCGACGGCCGAGATCGGGGGCGTCACCTCCGACCAGAGCGACGCCTTCAAGAACCTGGGCCTGGCCATGCTGGCGGCGATCGCGATCGTCTTCATGCTGCTGGTCGCGACCTTCCGCTCGCTGGCCCAGCCGCTGATCCTGCTGGTCTCCATCCCGTTCGCGGCCACCGGCGCGCTCGGTCTGCTGATCCTCACGGGCACGCCGATGGGCGTCCCCGCGATGATCGGCATGCTGATGCTGATCGGCATCGTGGTGACCAACGCGATCGTGCTGATCGACCTCGTCAACCAGTACCGCGAGCGCGGGTACGGGATCGTCGAGGCCGTGGTGGAAGGCGGCCGTCACCGGCTGCGCCCCATCCTCATGACGGCCCTGGCCACGATCTTCGCCCTGCTCCCGATGGCCCTGGGCGTCACCGGCGAGGGTGGTTTCATCGCCCAGCCGCTGGCCGTGGTCGTGATCGGCGGCCTGATCACCTCCACCCTGCTGACCCTGCTGCTGGTCCCGACGCTCTACGCCATGCTGGAGCTCCGCAAGGAGCGCCGCGCGAAGAAGCGCGAGGCGAAGCGGGCGGCAGGCGAGGAGAAGGTGCTGGAACCCGCCGGCGTGTAG